Proteins found in one Hirundo rustica isolate bHirRus1 chromosome 9, bHirRus1.pri.v3, whole genome shotgun sequence genomic segment:
- the TMEM53 gene encoding transmembrane protein 53 isoform X4, producing MGTRGLKAAVVELEPGLARGRTEAEGQPVVILLGWAGCQDKYLAKYSAIYKQKGCTVVRYTAPWRMIFFSETFGIRSLQTPARQLLELLFDYSVENRPVLFHVFSNGGAMLYRYIIEALHTHKPFKNLRVAGTIFDSAPGRRNLRGGLRALATILVSMNVLLKYFLLLAFASTAVVLRILLYPLTRFIHESHYDALLKAPSRWPELYLYSQADLIIKASEVQLMANARQQLGVPVKAVDFSDSAHVSHMRGYPTYYCSLCTTFLSDCVGGSAP from the exons ATGGGCACCCGCGGGCTGAAGGCGGCCGTGGTGGAGCTGGAGCCGGGACTGGCCCGCG GCCGTACAGAGGCCGAAGGACAGCCTGTGGTGATCCTCCTAGGCTGGGCCGGCTGCCAGGACAAATACCTGGCCAAGTACAGCGCAATCTACAAGCAGAAG GGGTGCACGGTCGTCCGTTACACGGCTCCATGGAGGATGATATTCTTCTCTGAGACCTTTGGCATCAGATCCCTGCAGACCCCAGCCAGGCaactcctggagctgctctttgACTACAGTGTTGAAAACAGACCGgttcttttccatgttttcagcAACGGTGGTGCCATGCTGTACCGTTACATCATCGAGGCGCTCCACACCCACAAGCCGTTTAAGAATCTCAGAGTAGCTGGCACCATTTTCGATAGCGCCCCCGGCAGAAGAAACTTGCGAGGAGGCCTTCGTGCCCTGGCAACTATCCTGGTCTCCATGAACGTGCTGCTCAAgtatttcctgctgctggcttttGCCAGCACGGCCGTCGTGCTGCGGATCCTGCTGTACCCCCTGACCCGCTTCATCCACGAGAGCCACTACGACGCGCTGCTGAAAGCGCCCTCGCGCTGGCCCGAGCTCTACCTCTACTCCCAGGCCGATCTCATCATCAAGGCCAGCGAGGTTCAGCTCATGGCCAACGCCCGGCAGCAGCTCGGCGTTCCCGTGAAAGCTGTGGACTTCTCAGATTCGGCTCACGTCAGCCACATGCGGGGGTACCCCACCTATTACTGCAGCCTCTGCACAACTTTCCTGTCTGACTGTGTCGGGGGCTCAGCTCCTTAG
- the TMEM53 gene encoding transmembrane protein 53 isoform X3 — protein MGTRGLKAAVVELEPGLAREGRTEAEGQPVVILLGWAGCQDKYLAKYSAIYKQKGCTVVRYTAPWRMIFFSETFGIRSLQTPARQLLELLFDYSVENRPVLFHVFSNGGAMLYRYIIEALHTHKPFKNLRVAGTIFDSAPGRRNLRGGLRALATILVSMNVLLKYFLLLAFASTAVVLRILLYPLTRFIHESHYDALLKAPSRWPELYLYSQADLIIKASEVQLMANARQQLGVPVKAVDFSDSAHVSHMRGYPTYYCSLCTTFLSDCVGGSAP, from the exons ATGGGCACCCGCGGGCTGAAGGCGGCCGTGGTGGAGCTGGAGCCGGGACTGGCCCGCG AAGGCCGTACAGAGGCCGAAGGACAGCCTGTGGTGATCCTCCTAGGCTGGGCCGGCTGCCAGGACAAATACCTGGCCAAGTACAGCGCAATCTACAAGCAGAAG GGGTGCACGGTCGTCCGTTACACGGCTCCATGGAGGATGATATTCTTCTCTGAGACCTTTGGCATCAGATCCCTGCAGACCCCAGCCAGGCaactcctggagctgctctttgACTACAGTGTTGAAAACAGACCGgttcttttccatgttttcagcAACGGTGGTGCCATGCTGTACCGTTACATCATCGAGGCGCTCCACACCCACAAGCCGTTTAAGAATCTCAGAGTAGCTGGCACCATTTTCGATAGCGCCCCCGGCAGAAGAAACTTGCGAGGAGGCCTTCGTGCCCTGGCAACTATCCTGGTCTCCATGAACGTGCTGCTCAAgtatttcctgctgctggcttttGCCAGCACGGCCGTCGTGCTGCGGATCCTGCTGTACCCCCTGACCCGCTTCATCCACGAGAGCCACTACGACGCGCTGCTGAAAGCGCCCTCGCGCTGGCCCGAGCTCTACCTCTACTCCCAGGCCGATCTCATCATCAAGGCCAGCGAGGTTCAGCTCATGGCCAACGCCCGGCAGCAGCTCGGCGTTCCCGTGAAAGCTGTGGACTTCTCAGATTCGGCTCACGTCAGCCACATGCGGGGGTACCCCACCTATTACTGCAGCCTCTGCACAACTTTCCTGTCTGACTGTGTCGGGGGCTCAGCTCCTTAG
- the TMEM53 gene encoding transmembrane protein 53 isoform X1: MGTRGLKAAVVELEPGLARGAGASGTGDTEGRTEAEGQPVVILLGWAGCQDKYLAKYSAIYKQKGCTVVRYTAPWRMIFFSETFGIRSLQTPARQLLELLFDYSVENRPVLFHVFSNGGAMLYRYIIEALHTHKPFKNLRVAGTIFDSAPGRRNLRGGLRALATILVSMNVLLKYFLLLAFASTAVVLRILLYPLTRFIHESHYDALLKAPSRWPELYLYSQADLIIKASEVQLMANARQQLGVPVKAVDFSDSAHVSHMRGYPTYYCSLCTTFLSDCVGGSAP, from the exons ATGGGCACCCGCGGGCTGAAGGCGGCCGTGGTGGAGCTGGAGCCGGGACTGGCCCGCGGTGCGGGGGCGAGCGGGACCGGGGACACCG AAGGCCGTACAGAGGCCGAAGGACAGCCTGTGGTGATCCTCCTAGGCTGGGCCGGCTGCCAGGACAAATACCTGGCCAAGTACAGCGCAATCTACAAGCAGAAG GGGTGCACGGTCGTCCGTTACACGGCTCCATGGAGGATGATATTCTTCTCTGAGACCTTTGGCATCAGATCCCTGCAGACCCCAGCCAGGCaactcctggagctgctctttgACTACAGTGTTGAAAACAGACCGgttcttttccatgttttcagcAACGGTGGTGCCATGCTGTACCGTTACATCATCGAGGCGCTCCACACCCACAAGCCGTTTAAGAATCTCAGAGTAGCTGGCACCATTTTCGATAGCGCCCCCGGCAGAAGAAACTTGCGAGGAGGCCTTCGTGCCCTGGCAACTATCCTGGTCTCCATGAACGTGCTGCTCAAgtatttcctgctgctggcttttGCCAGCACGGCCGTCGTGCTGCGGATCCTGCTGTACCCCCTGACCCGCTTCATCCACGAGAGCCACTACGACGCGCTGCTGAAAGCGCCCTCGCGCTGGCCCGAGCTCTACCTCTACTCCCAGGCCGATCTCATCATCAAGGCCAGCGAGGTTCAGCTCATGGCCAACGCCCGGCAGCAGCTCGGCGTTCCCGTGAAAGCTGTGGACTTCTCAGATTCGGCTCACGTCAGCCACATGCGGGGGTACCCCACCTATTACTGCAGCCTCTGCACAACTTTCCTGTCTGACTGTGTCGGGGGCTCAGCTCCTTAG
- the TMEM53 gene encoding transmembrane protein 53 isoform X2, whose translation MGTRGLKAAVVELEPGLARGAGASGTGDTGRTEAEGQPVVILLGWAGCQDKYLAKYSAIYKQKGCTVVRYTAPWRMIFFSETFGIRSLQTPARQLLELLFDYSVENRPVLFHVFSNGGAMLYRYIIEALHTHKPFKNLRVAGTIFDSAPGRRNLRGGLRALATILVSMNVLLKYFLLLAFASTAVVLRILLYPLTRFIHESHYDALLKAPSRWPELYLYSQADLIIKASEVQLMANARQQLGVPVKAVDFSDSAHVSHMRGYPTYYCSLCTTFLSDCVGGSAP comes from the exons ATGGGCACCCGCGGGCTGAAGGCGGCCGTGGTGGAGCTGGAGCCGGGACTGGCCCGCGGTGCGGGGGCGAGCGGGACCGGGGACACCG GCCGTACAGAGGCCGAAGGACAGCCTGTGGTGATCCTCCTAGGCTGGGCCGGCTGCCAGGACAAATACCTGGCCAAGTACAGCGCAATCTACAAGCAGAAG GGGTGCACGGTCGTCCGTTACACGGCTCCATGGAGGATGATATTCTTCTCTGAGACCTTTGGCATCAGATCCCTGCAGACCCCAGCCAGGCaactcctggagctgctctttgACTACAGTGTTGAAAACAGACCGgttcttttccatgttttcagcAACGGTGGTGCCATGCTGTACCGTTACATCATCGAGGCGCTCCACACCCACAAGCCGTTTAAGAATCTCAGAGTAGCTGGCACCATTTTCGATAGCGCCCCCGGCAGAAGAAACTTGCGAGGAGGCCTTCGTGCCCTGGCAACTATCCTGGTCTCCATGAACGTGCTGCTCAAgtatttcctgctgctggcttttGCCAGCACGGCCGTCGTGCTGCGGATCCTGCTGTACCCCCTGACCCGCTTCATCCACGAGAGCCACTACGACGCGCTGCTGAAAGCGCCCTCGCGCTGGCCCGAGCTCTACCTCTACTCCCAGGCCGATCTCATCATCAAGGCCAGCGAGGTTCAGCTCATGGCCAACGCCCGGCAGCAGCTCGGCGTTCCCGTGAAAGCTGTGGACTTCTCAGATTCGGCTCACGTCAGCCACATGCGGGGGTACCCCACCTATTACTGCAGCCTCTGCACAACTTTCCTGTCTGACTGTGTCGGGGGCTCAGCTCCTTAG